One part of the Sorangiineae bacterium MSr11954 genome encodes these proteins:
- a CDS encoding Rpn family recombination-promoting nuclease/putative transposase: protein MLRSVVPREVADQIQWESLERVSVAFIDEEFSKLYADLLFAAKLRGHEAFLWLLFEHQSSSDPWMAFRVLEYAVRVWKDWLRAHEKATRLPAIVPVVLHHSERGWTASTSFSELLDLDEGTKKALGPYLIDFRFLLDDLTRHTDDEIQARALTELAEMVALAFKHLPYDEEPVRTLEKVAPLMVRLMNEHDGLAALSAFFRYTMQVSDVESGTLRTFVATNVGKKAEEIVMSTAEKLIQQGQREGRVALLRKLFIARFGAFPAEVAERARHVSPEELDHWAERLLMAQSIDEVFDGSASHRPL from the coding sequence ATGCTGCGTTCCGTGGTTCCTCGCGAGGTGGCGGATCAGATCCAGTGGGAGAGCCTCGAGCGCGTCTCCGTGGCCTTCATCGACGAAGAATTCTCGAAGCTATACGCCGACTTGCTCTTCGCCGCAAAGTTGCGCGGCCATGAGGCCTTCTTGTGGCTGCTCTTCGAACACCAGAGCAGCTCGGACCCCTGGATGGCCTTCCGCGTCCTGGAGTATGCGGTTCGCGTATGGAAGGACTGGCTGCGCGCCCACGAAAAGGCGACGCGGTTGCCGGCGATCGTACCCGTCGTGCTTCATCACAGCGAGCGGGGATGGACGGCATCGACGAGCTTCTCGGAGCTACTCGATCTCGACGAGGGGACGAAGAAGGCCCTTGGACCTTACCTGATCGATTTTCGATTCCTCCTCGATGATCTGACGCGTCATACGGACGACGAAATCCAAGCGCGCGCGCTGACCGAGCTGGCGGAGATGGTCGCGCTGGCATTCAAGCACCTCCCCTACGACGAAGAGCCCGTGAGGACGTTGGAAAAGGTGGCGCCCTTGATGGTGCGGCTGATGAATGAGCACGACGGGCTCGCCGCTCTCTCGGCTTTTTTTCGCTATACTATGCAAGTGTCGGACGTCGAGTCTGGCACCTTACGAACCTTCGTAGCCACGAACGTTGGAAAAAAAGCCGAGGAAATCGTCATGTCCACCGCAGAGAAACTCATCCAGCAAGGGCAACGAGAAGGCCGGGTGGCGCTCCTGCGGAAGCTCTTCATCGCCCGTTTTGGAGCGTTTCCGGCTGAAGTCGCGGAACGTGCTCGGCACGTGTCGCCGGAGGAGCTCGACCATTGGGCCGAGCGGCTTTTGATGGCCCAATCCATCGACGAAGTTTTCGACGGCAGCGCGAGCCACCGCCCCCTTTGA
- a CDS encoding potassium channel family protein, with amino-acid sequence MTTEALFPIGETHQAVTALSPAEELATFTAWATAIFYLAEVDKNPKVRTYFDAYHYIATSLSVGYANVFPVTQVGKMVGAVVMMVGPSLSARALDSGAPVAPESSGAAREQAAGFGEASSALVAKLDEILVELRRANGRSSKEA; translated from the coding sequence GTGACCACGGAGGCGCTCTTCCCCATCGGAGAAACCCACCAAGCGGTGACCGCGCTCAGCCCCGCCGAGGAGCTGGCGACGTTCACCGCCTGGGCCACCGCCATCTTCTACCTGGCGGAGGTCGACAAGAACCCGAAGGTTCGGACCTACTTCGATGCGTACCACTACATCGCAACGTCCCTCAGCGTCGGCTATGCAAACGTCTTCCCCGTTACCCAAGTGGGAAAAATGGTCGGCGCGGTGGTCATGATGGTCGGCCCTTCCCTCTCCGCCCGCGCCCTCGATTCGGGTGCGCCCGTCGCGCCCGAATCGTCCGGCGCAGCGCGCGAGCAAGCGGCCGGCTTCGGTGAAGCCAGCAGCGCGCTCGTCGCCAAGCTGGACGAGATCCTCGTCGAGCTTCGCCGCGCCAATGGGCGAAGCTCCAAAGAGGCCTGA
- a CDS encoding 4-alpha-glucanotransferase gives MTRIAGCTIPLFSLRTRRSWGIGQISDLVPTAAWLKTGGMRLLQILPPYELSDGETSPYGARTAFGLDPVYIDLDAVEDLGPGGAESVLDDGERRELERLRASPRVDYDAVRVLKRGVLQKAFRNFYEREWREDSPRAFELRAFIAREAAWEDDLALYVTLREAYGSLGWEHWPDMEASAHEPKALDQRKKEHAERVLEHQYGQWLAHQQWQKAREGLAALGVELMGDLPFIVGHESADVWGHMIQFRNDVTLGAPPDAFSPEGQNWNLPVYDWEVMDDDHLAWIVARTRHAARLYDRFRLDHVVGYFRMYVTPVRRDKNENERANEGEAATTTEGDGAREKGFFYPDGETAQRARGHRLLKTMVDAAEPARIIAEDLGIIPDFVREVLEELDIPGYRVIPWERDYVRHVYRTPNQFPRRSVASWSTHDTAPISSWWRELQGWEREGLSQLAGIELGAGDDERWIGLMSTLLHARSDLTLVLGSEVVGDGLRINTPGLVSPENWTYRLPMAVEDLERDPGIQRRMEALRAMAKSSGRTE, from the coding sequence ATGACCCGCATCGCAGGTTGCACCATCCCGCTCTTTTCGCTTCGAACCCGCCGGAGCTGGGGCATTGGGCAGATTTCCGATCTGGTCCCGACGGCCGCCTGGCTCAAAACCGGTGGGATGCGGCTGCTCCAGATTTTGCCTCCCTATGAGCTGAGCGATGGGGAGACGAGCCCGTACGGCGCCCGCACTGCCTTTGGGTTGGACCCCGTGTACATCGACCTGGACGCGGTCGAGGATCTGGGGCCGGGCGGGGCCGAGTCCGTGCTCGACGACGGAGAACGCCGGGAGCTCGAACGCCTTCGGGCCTCCCCGCGGGTCGACTACGACGCGGTGCGCGTGCTGAAGCGGGGCGTGCTGCAAAAGGCCTTTCGAAACTTCTACGAGCGCGAGTGGCGTGAGGACTCGCCCCGCGCGTTCGAGCTGCGCGCCTTCATCGCGCGCGAGGCGGCGTGGGAGGACGATCTCGCGCTGTATGTCACCCTTCGCGAGGCGTACGGGAGCCTGGGGTGGGAGCACTGGCCCGACATGGAGGCCTCCGCGCACGAGCCCAAGGCGCTCGATCAGCGGAAAAAAGAGCACGCCGAGCGGGTGCTCGAGCACCAATACGGGCAGTGGCTCGCCCACCAGCAGTGGCAAAAGGCCCGCGAAGGGCTCGCCGCGCTGGGGGTGGAGCTGATGGGCGATCTTCCCTTCATCGTGGGCCACGAGAGCGCCGATGTCTGGGGCCATATGATCCAATTTCGAAACGACGTCACCTTGGGGGCGCCGCCCGATGCCTTTTCGCCCGAGGGGCAGAACTGGAACCTCCCCGTCTACGACTGGGAGGTGATGGACGACGATCACCTCGCGTGGATCGTGGCGCGCACCCGCCACGCGGCCCGGCTCTACGACCGCTTTCGGCTCGATCACGTGGTCGGCTATTTTCGAATGTACGTGACGCCCGTCCGCCGCGACAAAAACGAGAACGAGCGCGCAAACGAGGGCGAGGCCGCGACCACGACCGAGGGCGACGGAGCCCGCGAAAAGGGCTTCTTCTACCCCGACGGCGAGACGGCGCAGCGGGCGCGCGGGCACCGGCTCTTGAAGACCATGGTGGACGCGGCGGAGCCTGCGCGGATCATCGCGGAGGACCTGGGGATCATCCCCGATTTCGTGCGCGAGGTGCTGGAGGAGCTGGACATCCCCGGCTACCGGGTCATCCCCTGGGAGCGCGATTACGTGCGGCACGTGTATCGTACACCGAATCAATTCCCGCGCAGGAGCGTCGCCTCGTGGAGCACCCACGATACGGCGCCCATCTCGAGCTGGTGGCGCGAGCTGCAAGGCTGGGAGCGGGAAGGGCTCTCGCAGCTGGCGGGGATCGAGCTCGGCGCGGGCGACGACGAGCGCTGGATCGGCTTGATGAGCACCCTGCTGCACGCGCGCTCGGATCTCACGTTGGTCCTCGGCTCCGAGGTGGTCGGCGATGGTCTGCGCATCAACACGCCGGGCCTGGTGAGCCCCGAAAATTGGACGTACCGATTGCCCATGGCGGTGGAGGATCTCGAGCGCGATCCGGGGATCCAGCGCCGTATGGAAGCGCTGCGGGCCATGGCGAAGAGCTCCGGGCGCACCGAATGA
- a CDS encoding protein kinase: MIAPLTDEHTVAEVLAGRYELLGLVGTGGMGSVYRARDLELDEVVALKVLRRELVNTPEMLARFRQEVKLARRVTHPNVARTFDIGEHHGEKFLTMEFIDGISLAEMLYQDPQREELFPLARVVDIGLAICAGLDAAHRAGVVHRDLKPDNVLVTKDDRVAITDFGIARAVLSAHVTVGAPVGTPAYMSPEQVEGLPVDERADVYALGEILYELLTGVTAWSGESIFQVAAQRLLRPPPDPRAQRSTVPDGAAQIVMRCMARKPEDRYASASEIAAALSTLTLPVVSQVRPNAKPAAPTRPSLPLLETPPGDKKVAVLPFQNGGRPEDDYLASGLTEDLIDTLSVMDGIRVRPLGAAINARTRSADSREVGRELGVQVVVEGSLRRTSGGLRVSARIVSVGDGFQLWASRFERPEADFLKVGDEIACAISRALIVERPEVQQKTIEDPIAYDLYLRARHELHRYSPETTQRAIELYQEALARTPDDPVILSGYALARLKEFMYSDGNVSGDATRLAAERAMSLAPNLPEAHLASGCVAFVFGESERGAREIREALRTGKRLADAHEMFGRLAIEVDRIEAGIEHLGAALSIEPRLLLTRGEMARGYELLGNPQIADELLAVPPTDPQTYGVYWLQRARIIYWRRDLAAARTALSLEGPLAPVDPGRMILDSMLDPSVLARQLAFLDQRANVGGQALRRTAMFRQIKAEVLSYHGDEDGALAATLEAERAGLFDIGWCMRCPIIEALRRRKEFQELTFRVGERAAKIRSALGLT, translated from the coding sequence ATGATTGCTCCTTTGACCGATGAGCACACCGTGGCCGAAGTGCTCGCGGGGCGGTACGAGCTTCTGGGCCTGGTGGGCACGGGAGGCATGGGGAGCGTGTACCGCGCGCGCGATCTCGAGCTCGACGAGGTGGTCGCGCTCAAGGTGCTGCGCCGCGAGCTGGTGAACACGCCCGAGATGCTGGCGAGGTTTCGCCAGGAGGTGAAGCTCGCGCGAAGGGTGACGCACCCCAACGTGGCCCGCACGTTCGATATCGGCGAGCACCACGGCGAGAAGTTCCTCACCATGGAGTTCATCGACGGCATCTCCCTGGCCGAAATGCTCTACCAGGACCCGCAGCGCGAAGAGCTCTTTCCGCTCGCGCGCGTGGTCGACATCGGTCTGGCCATCTGCGCGGGCCTCGACGCCGCCCACCGCGCCGGCGTGGTGCATCGCGACTTGAAGCCCGACAACGTGCTGGTCACCAAGGACGATCGGGTCGCCATCACCGACTTCGGCATCGCGCGCGCGGTCCTCAGCGCCCATGTCACCGTGGGCGCGCCCGTCGGAACGCCCGCGTACATGTCCCCGGAGCAGGTCGAAGGTCTGCCGGTCGACGAGCGGGCCGACGTGTATGCCCTGGGCGAGATCCTCTACGAGCTCCTCACGGGGGTCACGGCCTGGTCGGGCGAATCCATCTTCCAGGTGGCCGCCCAGCGCCTCTTGCGCCCGCCGCCCGATCCGCGCGCGCAACGAAGCACGGTGCCCGATGGCGCCGCGCAGATCGTCATGCGGTGCATGGCGCGCAAGCCCGAGGATCGCTATGCGTCGGCCTCGGAGATCGCCGCGGCGCTGTCCACCTTGACCTTGCCGGTGGTCTCGCAGGTGCGCCCGAACGCCAAGCCGGCGGCGCCCACGCGCCCCTCGCTCCCCTTGTTGGAGACGCCGCCGGGCGACAAAAAGGTCGCGGTGCTCCCGTTCCAAAACGGCGGGAGGCCCGAGGACGATTACCTCGCCAGCGGCCTGACCGAGGATCTGATCGACACGCTCTCCGTCATGGATGGCATCCGGGTGCGGCCTCTGGGCGCCGCCATCAACGCGCGCACGCGCTCGGCCGACTCGCGCGAGGTGGGGCGCGAGCTCGGGGTGCAAGTGGTGGTCGAGGGATCGCTCCGGCGCACCTCGGGCGGGCTGCGGGTGAGCGCGCGCATCGTGAGCGTCGGCGATGGCTTTCAGCTCTGGGCCTCGCGCTTCGAGCGCCCCGAGGCGGATTTTCTCAAGGTGGGCGACGAGATCGCCTGTGCCATCTCGCGCGCGCTCATCGTGGAGCGCCCCGAGGTGCAGCAGAAGACCATCGAGGATCCCATCGCCTACGATCTGTACCTGCGCGCGCGCCACGAGCTGCACCGCTACTCGCCGGAGACGACCCAGCGCGCCATCGAGCTTTACCAAGAGGCGCTGGCGCGCACGCCGGACGATCCCGTCATCCTCTCGGGCTATGCGCTGGCGCGGCTGAAGGAGTTCATGTACTCCGACGGCAATGTCAGCGGCGACGCCACGCGCCTCGCCGCCGAGCGGGCCATGTCGCTCGCCCCGAACCTCCCCGAGGCGCACCTGGCGTCGGGCTGCGTGGCCTTCGTGTTCGGCGAGTCCGAGCGCGGCGCCCGCGAGATCCGCGAGGCGCTCCGCACGGGGAAACGGCTGGCGGATGCGCACGAGATGTTCGGCCGCCTCGCCATCGAGGTGGACCGCATCGAGGCGGGCATCGAGCACCTGGGCGCGGCCCTGTCGATCGAGCCGCGCCTCTTGCTCACCCGCGGCGAGATGGCCCGCGGCTACGAGCTGCTCGGCAACCCGCAAATCGCCGACGAGCTCTTGGCAGTGCCGCCCACCGATCCGCAGACGTACGGCGTGTACTGGTTGCAACGTGCACGCATCATCTACTGGCGCCGCGATCTGGCGGCCGCCCGCACGGCGCTCTCGCTCGAGGGACCCCTGGCGCCGGTGGATCCGGGCCGGATGATCCTCGACTCGATGCTGGATCCGTCGGTGCTCGCGCGGCAGCTCGCGTTCCTCGACCAGCGCGCCAACGTGGGCGGCCAGGCGCTGCGGCGCACGGCCATGTTCCGTCAGATCAAGGCCGAGGTGCTCTCGTACCATGGTGACGAAGACGGCGCCCTCGCGGCAACCCTGGAGGCGGAGCGCGCCGGCCTGTTCGACATCGGCTGGTGCATGCGCTGCCCCATCATCGAGGCGCTCCGCCGTCGGAAAGAGTTCCAGGAGCTCACCTTCCGCGTCGGCGAGCGCGCCGCCAAAATCCGCAGCGCGCTCGGCTTGACATAG
- a CDS encoding M36 family metallopeptidase, protein MQFLRWRVAGIAWLAGASLCACSRGDAPPAADVEDEAAALAALASTPLGHVASRDARGAARLILAGTEAAPAVLPVKKETAARLHLVRHAALLGVEEETARQLVRTGEQAFGDGATVLQFAQKVGGVDVFQSRVSVVLNASKNLVSISAQLSAQAEELRAKHSVVFPRSAESALAHVYAEHFGLSLPTAAVRDLGPRGLTADFHGMAVVTPKHAPRVLDAAAKPVLFATARAVGPAYYVEMLGRAAGSGETEAYAYTIDAADGHVLSKTSLTASDSFRYRVWAEPDGNHIPADGPHIDDSPHRDGRAETPFARESYAEPILVSMNGFNTNPEGRADPWLPPGESRTFGNNVRAYSDRNDRHADSETEGESSGDGYEPKFDIVADVTSPSTFDRAYDVTRGPDSSRDQIKAATTQLFYVTNWMHDYWYDSGFDEASGVAQVSNYGRGGVEGDPLLAEAQDGADFGRANNAHITTFADGTSPRLEMQVWTGPRNRSLETFPPFALADGFGASTFGPQIFDAKGDMVLAKAPSGAATDACEPPINVAGKIAVVDRGNCPFTQKAANVQAAGGVGMLLLNDRRGHQVVEPDVRNEGIAIPFLSLSYEDGTILKYLLDCGATAAHMRRGREPQHDGTIDNTIIAHEWAHYMHHRLVPCTTPGCLGMSEGWGDFNALMMMVREKDLQNGSLDGGAYPIAQYATTGVVPRAHYFGIRRAPYSTDMAKNPFTFAHVRNAAHPPKGVPLAIASTDMAEVHNVGEVWASALFEGYVRLLQAGAASGRSFEQSKRTMANYVVASMKAAPPEPSFTEQRDALLAVVRAAGRAADFDAIAQGFAKRGFGIRAVAPPTSSESLDEAIPNFETEGELALAEARATDSTLTVRFRNAGWTRLPGTTISVTTGNAGVRILGDATIPLAALEPYGIASASLAITADRPQTIHVTVRVHREGAATDRFFDLTGN, encoded by the coding sequence ATGCAGTTTCTTCGATGGCGGGTCGCAGGCATTGCATGGCTCGCGGGAGCATCCTTATGCGCTTGTTCCCGCGGCGACGCGCCCCCCGCCGCGGATGTGGAGGATGAAGCCGCGGCCCTGGCCGCGCTGGCCTCCACGCCGCTCGGTCATGTTGCCTCGCGCGATGCGCGCGGGGCGGCGCGGCTGATTCTCGCGGGGACGGAGGCGGCGCCCGCCGTGCTGCCGGTGAAGAAGGAGACGGCGGCGCGGCTGCACTTGGTCCGGCATGCCGCGCTCCTGGGGGTGGAGGAGGAAACGGCGCGCCAGCTCGTACGAACCGGTGAACAAGCGTTCGGCGATGGTGCGACCGTGCTGCAGTTTGCGCAGAAGGTCGGCGGGGTCGATGTCTTTCAGTCCCGGGTGAGCGTGGTGCTGAATGCGTCGAAGAACCTCGTCTCCATCTCCGCCCAGTTGAGCGCCCAGGCCGAGGAGCTTCGCGCGAAGCATAGCGTGGTATTTCCCCGGAGCGCCGAGTCGGCGCTGGCCCACGTGTACGCGGAGCACTTTGGCCTCTCGCTCCCCACGGCGGCCGTTCGCGACCTGGGGCCGCGTGGCCTGACCGCCGATTTTCATGGCATGGCGGTGGTGACGCCCAAGCATGCCCCGCGCGTGCTCGATGCGGCGGCCAAGCCGGTTTTGTTCGCCACGGCGCGCGCGGTGGGGCCGGCGTATTACGTGGAGATGCTCGGGCGGGCCGCGGGCTCGGGGGAGACCGAGGCGTATGCGTACACGATCGACGCCGCCGACGGGCATGTGCTCTCCAAGACGTCGCTCACCGCCAGCGACTCCTTTCGTTACCGCGTTTGGGCCGAGCCGGATGGGAATCACATTCCCGCCGACGGTCCGCACATCGATGACTCGCCCCACCGCGATGGCCGAGCGGAGACGCCCTTTGCGCGCGAGTCGTACGCGGAGCCCATTCTCGTATCGATGAACGGGTTCAACACGAACCCCGAGGGCCGAGCGGATCCCTGGCTCCCTCCCGGCGAGAGCCGCACCTTCGGCAACAACGTGCGGGCCTACAGCGATCGCAACGATCGGCACGCGGACAGCGAGACCGAGGGCGAGAGCTCCGGCGATGGGTACGAGCCCAAGTTCGATATCGTGGCCGACGTCACCTCGCCGAGCACCTTCGATCGCGCCTACGACGTGACGCGCGGGCCGGACAGCAGCCGCGATCAGATCAAGGCCGCCACCACGCAGCTGTTTTACGTCACCAATTGGATGCACGACTATTGGTACGATTCGGGCTTCGACGAGGCCTCGGGGGTGGCGCAGGTCTCCAACTACGGGCGCGGCGGGGTCGAGGGCGATCCGCTGCTGGCCGAGGCGCAAGATGGTGCCGATTTCGGCCGGGCGAACAACGCGCACATCACGACCTTCGCCGATGGCACCTCGCCGCGCTTGGAGATGCAAGTGTGGACGGGGCCGCGCAACCGCTCCTTGGAGACGTTTCCTCCCTTTGCCCTCGCCGACGGCTTTGGCGCGTCGACCTTCGGGCCCCAAATCTTCGACGCCAAGGGCGATATGGTGCTGGCCAAGGCCCCGAGCGGCGCCGCGACCGACGCGTGCGAGCCGCCGATCAACGTGGCGGGCAAGATCGCCGTCGTCGACCGCGGGAACTGTCCTTTTACGCAGAAGGCGGCCAATGTGCAGGCCGCCGGCGGCGTGGGCATGCTGCTCCTCAACGATCGGCGCGGCCATCAGGTGGTGGAGCCCGACGTTCGCAACGAAGGGATCGCGATCCCGTTTCTTTCGTTGAGCTACGAGGACGGGACCATCCTCAAGTACCTCCTCGACTGCGGCGCCACCGCGGCCCATATGCGGCGAGGGCGCGAGCCGCAGCACGATGGCACCATCGACAATACGATCATCGCCCACGAGTGGGCGCACTACATGCACCACCGGCTCGTCCCCTGTACCACGCCGGGGTGCCTCGGCATGAGCGAGGGGTGGGGCGATTTCAACGCGCTCATGATGATGGTGCGCGAGAAGGATCTGCAGAACGGCAGCTTGGACGGCGGAGCCTATCCCATTGCCCAATATGCGACGACGGGCGTGGTCCCCCGCGCGCACTACTTCGGTATCCGCCGCGCGCCTTATTCGACCGATATGGCGAAGAACCCATTCACCTTCGCCCACGTGCGAAATGCCGCGCATCCCCCCAAGGGCGTTCCCCTCGCCATCGCCTCCACCGACATGGCCGAGGTGCACAACGTCGGCGAGGTTTGGGCCAGCGCGCTCTTCGAAGGCTATGTCCGCCTTCTCCAGGCCGGCGCCGCCTCCGGGCGCAGCTTCGAGCAGAGCAAACGCACCATGGCCAACTACGTGGTCGCCAGCATGAAGGCGGCGCCCCCCGAGCCGAGCTTTACGGAGCAGCGGGACGCGCTCCTCGCCGTCGTCCGCGCCGCGGGCCGCGCCGCCGACTTCGACGCCATCGCCCAAGGCTTCGCCAAGCGCGGCTTTGGAATTCGCGCCGTCGCGCCGCCCACGTCGTCCGAAAGCCTCGACGAGGCCATCCCCAATTTCGAGACCGAGGGCGAGCTGGCCTTGGCCGAGGCCCGCGCCACCGACTCCACCCTCACCGTGCGCTTCCGCAACGCCGGATGGACGCGCCTCCCCGGCACCACCATCTCGGTGACGACGGGGAACGCGGGGGTCCGGATCCTCGGCGATGCAACGATCCCGCTCGCCGCGCTCGAGCCTTACGGCATCGCCAGCGCGAGCCTCGCCATCACCGCGGACCGCCCGCAGACGATCCACGTCACGGTGCGGGTGCATCGCGAGGGCGCCGCGACCGATCGCTTCTTCGATCTCACGGGGAACTAG
- the glgX gene encoding glycogen debranching protein GlgX: MSPYPDGATPAPGGTHFALYSESATAVTVCLFGDGDGETGAGLGTERRVPLRERIGHVWHGFVPGVGPGQRYGFRVDGPWDPLRGHRFNPNKLLVDPYARALSGKVSYRGGAIFDRKADGSRDEADSAPFVPKSIVCGAPFDWGDDSPPHTPWRDTVIYEAHVKGLTYLHPEIDPALRGTYLGIASEPMIAHLRALGVTAIELMPVHETCDEPSVAKRGQHNYWGYSTLGYFAPDQRFAARKGEQVQEFQAMVKALHSAGIEVILDVVYNHSCEGDETGPSLFLRGIDNRVYYKLRDHGARTVDFTGCGNSLKVEHPQVLKLICDSLRYWVTEMHVDGFRFDLATTLGREGVDFSSQAAFFRVLHQDPVLSRVKLVSEPWDLGPDGMQLGHFPPKWREWNARFRDGMRRFWNGHDKSLSDLGYRLTGSSDLFHTPGRTPTASINFITAHDGFTLRDLVSYREKHNEANGEEGRDGSNDNASIHFGVEGETDDAMVLAARARQIRNFLAMLFLTPGVPMITSGDEILRTQKGNNNPYVLDDETSWLDWTLDPEAKALRDYVGALARLRKRFPALRRETFFDGNDITWLDVDGHPMQLEDWGAPEVMALSAVMAPAAEDPTTSLCFLLNGDKTEVAFRLPRPRLPHKSGPGAAPLGPIAAGGEAVWRVAVDTRRRDACMDTQANFQAGATYTVPPRCFALLVATNPLGPESGMR; encoded by the coding sequence ATGAGTCCCTATCCGGACGGCGCCACACCCGCGCCCGGCGGGACCCACTTTGCCCTTTACTCCGAATCGGCCACCGCGGTCACCGTGTGCCTCTTCGGCGATGGCGACGGCGAGACCGGCGCCGGCCTTGGGACCGAGCGTCGCGTCCCGCTTCGCGAGCGGATCGGGCACGTCTGGCATGGGTTCGTGCCCGGGGTGGGGCCGGGGCAGCGCTATGGCTTTCGCGTCGACGGCCCCTGGGATCCCTTGCGCGGCCATCGCTTCAACCCGAACAAATTGTTGGTCGATCCGTACGCGCGCGCCCTCTCGGGCAAGGTGAGCTACCGCGGCGGCGCCATCTTCGATCGCAAGGCCGACGGGAGCCGCGACGAGGCCGACAGCGCGCCCTTCGTCCCCAAGTCCATCGTGTGCGGCGCGCCCTTCGACTGGGGAGACGACTCGCCCCCGCACACGCCTTGGCGCGATACCGTCATTTACGAGGCGCACGTGAAGGGCCTCACGTACCTCCACCCGGAGATCGACCCGGCCCTTCGCGGGACGTATTTGGGAATCGCCAGCGAGCCGATGATCGCGCACTTGCGCGCGCTGGGGGTCACGGCCATCGAGCTCATGCCCGTGCACGAGACGTGCGACGAGCCCAGCGTCGCCAAGCGCGGGCAGCACAATTACTGGGGCTATTCGACCCTCGGTTATTTCGCGCCCGATCAGCGCTTTGCCGCCCGCAAGGGGGAGCAGGTGCAGGAGTTCCAGGCCATGGTCAAGGCCCTGCACTCCGCCGGCATCGAGGTGATCCTGGACGTGGTGTACAACCACTCGTGCGAGGGGGACGAGACGGGGCCTTCGCTCTTTTTGCGCGGCATCGACAATCGCGTCTATTACAAACTTCGCGACCATGGCGCGCGCACCGTGGACTTCACGGGCTGCGGCAATTCACTCAAGGTGGAGCACCCGCAGGTTCTCAAGCTGATTTGCGACAGCCTGCGCTATTGGGTCACCGAGATGCACGTCGACGGCTTCCGCTTCGACTTGGCCACCACGCTCGGTCGCGAAGGGGTCGACTTTTCGAGCCAGGCGGCCTTTTTTCGCGTGCTCCATCAGGATCCGGTCCTCTCGCGGGTGAAGCTCGTCTCCGAGCCCTGGGACCTGGGGCCCGACGGGATGCAGCTCGGCCACTTCCCGCCCAAGTGGCGCGAGTGGAACGCGCGCTTTCGCGATGGGATGCGCCGCTTTTGGAATGGTCACGACAAGTCGCTCTCCGATTTGGGATATCGACTTACCGGCTCGAGCGATCTCTTTCACACCCCGGGCCGCACCCCCACCGCCAGCATCAATTTCATCACCGCGCACGATGGCTTCACCTTGCGCGATCTGGTGAGCTACCGAGAGAAGCACAACGAGGCGAACGGCGAGGAGGGCCGGGATGGCTCGAACGACAACGCGAGCATCCACTTCGGCGTGGAGGGCGAGACCGACGACGCCATGGTGCTCGCGGCCCGCGCCCGGCAGATCCGGAACTTCTTGGCCATGCTCTTCCTCACGCCGGGGGTGCCGATGATCACCTCGGGCGACGAGATCCTTCGCACGCAAAAGGGCAACAACAACCCGTATGTCCTCGACGATGAGACCTCGTGGCTCGATTGGACCCTCGACCCCGAGGCCAAAGCGCTCCGCGACTACGTTGGAGCTCTTGCGCGGCTGCGAAAGCGTTTTCCCGCCCTTCGGCGCGAGACGTTCTTCGATGGCAACGACATCACCTGGCTCGATGTCGATGGCCATCCGATGCAGCTCGAGGACTGGGGCGCGCCCGAGGTGATGGCCCTCTCGGCGGTGATGGCCCCCGCGGCGGAGGATCCTACCACGAGCCTTTGCTTCCTCCTCAACGGCGACAAGACCGAGGTGGCGTTTCGGCTGCCCCGGCCGCGCCTACCGCACAAATCGGGCCCTGGCGCGGCCCCTCTCGGCCCGATCGCAGCCGGGGGCGAGGCGGTTTGGCGGGTGGCCGTCGACACGCGTCGACGCGACGCTTGCATGGATACGCAAGCGAATTTTCAAGCGGGCGCTACCTACACCGTCCCTCCACGGTGCTTTGCGTTGCTGGTTGCGACGAACCCGCTTGGGCCGGAGTCGGGGATGCGCTAA